From the genome of Leptospira koniambonensis:
GATCCAGATTGGACGATAAACGTTCGGAAGCTGCAATGGAAGAACGTAAAAGAGGCGGTTACTTCTGATGGACTTATTACGTTTTATTACTGCAGGAAGTGTAGACGACGGAAAATCCACATTGATCGGTCGTCTTCTATACGATAGCAAATCGGTATTCCAAGATCAGTTAGAAGCGATTGAAAAAACAGGCCAAGTAAATGGTCAGATAAATTTAGCTCTTCTTACAGATGGACTTAAGGCAGAAAGAGAACAAGGTATCACAATTGATGTGGCCTATAAATATTTCTCCACTCCTAAAAGAAAGTTTATCATCGCAGATGCTCCTGGGCATATCCAATATACTCGAAACATGGTGACTGGCGCTTCTAATTCTGAGCTTGCAATTATTCTGATCGATTCCCGTAAGGGAGTGATCGAACAAACTTTCAGACATTCGTATATAGCTTCTCTATTAAAAATCCCTCATGTAGTTATCTGCGTGAATAAAATGGACTTAGTGGATTTTTCCAAAGAACGTTTTGAAGAGATCGTAGAAGATTATAAAAACTTTGCTTCCGATCTAGATTTTAAAGGATTGGAGTTCATACCAATTTCTGCTCTGAACGGGGATAATGTTGTAGATGTTTCTCCAAACATGACTTGGTGGAAAGGTAAAACTCTTCTGGGTTATTTAGAAGATCTAGAGATCGAAGTAGATGAGACAAAACACGAGCCTAGATTCCCAGTTCAATATGTGATCCGTCCTCAAACGGAAGAACATCATGATTATAGAGGATATGCAGGCCAGGTCAGAAGCGGCGTTTTCAAAAAGGGAGACGAGATAGCAGTTCTTCCGAGTGGATTACGCTCAAAGATCAAATCGATTCTAACTTACGAAAGAGAAGTAGAAGAAGCTTTTGCTCCAATGTCTGTTACAATTCTTTTGGAAGACGAAATAGATATTAGCCGCGGTGATATGATCGTAACCGATAAACACCAACCGGTTGTTTCTCAAGATCTGGAAGCTGAACTTTGTTGGATGGATGCCAAGTCTTTAGTTCCTGGAAATAAATATCTTTTAAGACAAACTACAGGTTCAGTAAAATCTGCGGTTAAAGAAATTTCCTTTAGGATCGATATTCAAACTCACGAAAAATTAGAATCTTCTCAACTAGCTCTGAACGAGATCGGAAGGATCAAGATCAGAACTGCGAAACCAATCGCATTCGATAATTATTCTGAAAATCGTGGAACAGGAAGTTTCGTTTTGGTAGATGAAGGTACAAATAATACCGTAGGCGCCGGAATGATCGTTGGAACCTACTGATCTAATTTGATGAATACCGAAGTGGGAAAAGTATATTTGGTGGGTGCAGGTCCCGGAAATCCGGAACTAATGACCTTAAAAGCCCTGAGAATATTAGAAAAAGCGGAAGTAATTCTGTACGACGCTTTATTAGATTCTTCCTTTTTGGAATATTTTCCTTCTTCTGCACTTGTTCATTATGTTGGAAAAAGGGCAGGGCAACACTCCGCTACTCAAGAAGAGATCCAAGAACTGATCGTTCGATATTCTCTCCAAGGTAAAACCGTAGTACGTTTGAAAGGAGGGGATCCTTTTGTATTCGGTAGAGGCGGAGAAGAATTACTCACTTTAAGAAAACATAAAATTCCTTACGAGATCATTCCTGGCGTGAGCGCATTGAGTGCTGGATCTTCTGGTGCAGGTTTTCCTTTGACTCATAGAGGATTGTCTAGACAGGTTTTGATCATGGACGGTCATACTGTTCTGCAAGAAGATACAGATTGGAAATGGTTTGCAGAGTTCAAAGGTACAATCGCTCTATTTATGGGAACTTCTTCCATCGTACAAATCTCTAAAAATTTGATCGATAACGGAGCTTCTTCTCTTGTTCCAGTAGCTTTGGTAGAAAATGCAAGTTTGAAAAACCAAAAGACAACTGTGACCAGCTTAGGCAGAATTATAGAAGAAGGTTTATCCAAACAAAGTTCCGGACCTGGAATTATTTATATAGGCCCTGTTGTTCATCTGATTGGAGAAAATCCTGAAATAGATATCCAAGGATTTGCTTCCCAGGGAGAAGAAGTATGAATCAACTTCTTCCAGTTTTTATAAAATTAGAAAATAAAAAGGTGTTAGTAGTGGGCGGAGGAAATGTCGCTCTCGAAAAACTTCAACATCTAAAAGATACTGGCTGTATACTTACAGTTATCTCTAAAGAATTCAAATCGGAAACGGTTCGTTTGCTTTCTTCCATCAAAGATACAAAAATAGAAACAAGAGAAGTTAACGTTTCTGATCTGGATGGTTTCGATCTAGTATATTCTGCTACGAACGATAGACAGACCAATCGTGATTTGGTGGAATACGCCAAACAAAAAAAGATCTGGATCAATTGTGCAGACGATCCTTCTCTTTGTGATTTTTATTCTTCTGCATATTTTGATAGGGGACCGATCCGAGTGGCGGTTTCTACCCAAGGAGGGTTTGCTGGACTTGCAGGGACCATCCGCACCATTCTTGAGGAGATCCTTCCTAAGGATCATGACCAAGAGTTAGAAAATTTATTAGAAATCCGTAATTTAAGTAAGAGTAAACTGGGAGATCCAGAAAAAAGAAAAGCGGCTCTCAAATTTCTTCTTGGAGAGTTTAAAGAGAAATATCTCTCCACGGATACGAAATCATAGGAAGCTAATCCAAAAGGACGAATACGATCGATGTCAGAACAAAAAGAACTTAGCGAAGTCGAGCATATTAAAACCGCCTCTAAGGGACTAAGAGGAAAGATCGGTACAGCTATCGAAACAGGTGCAGATGGTTTCGAAGAAGACGATAAACAATTGATCAAATTCCACGGGATGTACCAACAAAAGGACAGAGACCGTAGAAAAGATGAAGCTGGAGAATTTATAGAGAACCCAACCTCTTTTATGATCCGAGGTAGGATCCCAGGTGGAAGACTTACTTCGGACCAATATATGGTTTGGGACGATATGGCGGATCAATTTGGTGGTGGGGCATTACGTTTAACTACTAGACAATCTATCCAAATGCATACGATCCTTCTTAAGGATCTAAGACCGATCATGCAAGCAGTCCATAAGGTGAATCTTTCCACCATGGGAGCATGCGGTGACGTTGTGCGTAACGTGACTCAAGCTTTGAATCCTTGGGGAAACAAAGAGCTCGACCAATTGGATCCAATTGCTCAGTTAATGTCTGATCATTTTAAATATAAGAGTAATGCATACGCTGAACTTTGGTTAGGTGAAAGCCAGCTTAATAAAGAGGACGAACCAGATCCGATTTATGGAACTACTTATCTTCCTAGAAAGTTCAAGATTGCAGTTACTCTTGCAGGAAATAACTCAGTCGATATTTATACTAACGATATGGGATTTGCAGCCACTTTAGACGCGAATGGTAAGATAGACGGTTATTTCGCTTTTGCGGGTGGCGGACTCGGAATGACTCACAATAAACCTGAGACATATCCTAGAGCTGCTGACTTACTTGGTTGGTTCCCTGAAAAAGATCTGATTGCAGTTGCAGAAGGTATCGTAACTTCTCATAGAGATTTTGGAGATCGTACAAATCGTAAACATGCTCGTTTGAAATATGTTTTAGCGGAGAAGGGTGTGGAATGGTTCCGCGCCGAAGTAGAACGTAGATCTGGTGCAAAATTTGATATCGATCGTAAACTTCCTAAATGGGAAACTCCAAACTATCTTGGATGGACAGAAAGAACAGACGGAACTCTTGCATTAGGATTCCATACTCTTTCTGGAAGGATCAAAGACTTTCCTGAAAAACCATTAAAGACTGCTTTGAAAGATATTATTTCTAGTTTTAAACTGAGCGTGCAGGTAACTGCGGATCAAGACTTAGTTTTGATGGGGATCAAAAAAGAAGATAAAGAGAAATTAGAATCTAAATTAAAAGAATATAATATTAATCCGGCTTCTCCTAAACCTTTGTATGACCGTGCACTTGCTTGTCCTGCACTTCCTACCTGCGGTTTAGCATTGACCGAGTCTGAAAGGACTTTCCCTCTACTATTGGAATCTATCCAAAAAGTACTCGATAAATTGGATCTGAATGATCGAGCTCCTATTGTGAGAATGACTGGATGTCCTAACGGTTGTGCAAGACCTTATTCTGCAGAAATCGGGATCGTAGGCCAACAGGCTGGAGGAAAATATTCCTTATTCTTTGGAGGAAATCCAGAAGGAACTAAAGTTGGCGATTATGTTGCTAAGAAGGTTCCATTTGCAGACATTCCTGTCCAACTTGAGAAAGCATTTGAAGTTTGGAAAAAAGAAGGAAATCCGAATGAAAGATTCGGAGACTTCGCTGCTCGATATTCCTTAGACAAGTTCAGGGAATTGCTAGGGGCAATGTAGTTTCAGTTTTTTGGTTAGATCCTATCAGAAAATTATTACGTAATAGTTTTCTGATAGGAACTAAAAAAACATTTCTAGAGTTTCGAACTTCCATTTCCAAACTTTTTGGGAAGAAAATCCTGCAAGTAAAACTCCTGATCCGTACTGCAAAGCAGAAGTAATAGATCCCAATTTATCCGAAGTATTATCCATTAAAGAAAAACTAATATCTCCTTCTTCATTCATAGAAAGAACATAAGCTAATTCTCCTTCTAAGGGTCGAAAGAAGAATGGAAGTGCAGCAATTGCCTTTTTTAACATTGGATAATTTTGTATCTTATCGATTGCGATATGTCTGGGAGAAGATAACGCGATCCAAAAATTTCTCTGAGAGTCTGAACTGATCAGCGCCGGGCTTCCAGGAAGACTTGTAATCAAGAACTGATCCTTGCCCGCCTTCTTCCCTTTTAACCAAATACGAGAAACACGATGCCTATACTTTTCTCCAAAGACCAGAAAGTCCTCGGAAGAAGATAAACTGATCCCAGTTGGATGATAAAGATCTTCCAAAACTGTTTTTACTTCTTGGGTTTTTGGCTCGTAAGAAAGAATTCTACCATTAGGTTTAGATTCTAATTCTTCCAAATAAGAATCTTCGTAAGAAAACTTTCTGCTGGCTTCAGTGAAATAAACTGTTCCATCGGATCCGATATCCAGACCGTATAGATTGGTTAATGGATTTCCTTCCGAATCTTCTCGAAGCAGTACATTCTCATTTCCTTTGGAATCATAAAATGCGAGTCCAAGTCCTGAAACGCAGGCTACTAAATTTTCTTTTCCATCAAATACTATCCCCAATACTCTTCCGGAAGTTTTAGCGAATAGTTCCGTTTGCCCATCAGTCTTGATCTTGTATATATTCCCATCAGAAGAACCTGTATAAATAGATCCTTTAGAATCAACTGCAAGGCCGAAAGGTTTTTCTATTGGAGACTTTTCGTTTACTACATTAGAGATAAATAATATATCTCTTTCTTCTTGGCGGATAATATCATCGGAATCATAATCTGTTGGATCTGTTTTTGTCCAACCGAACAGAATAAGGATCCCAAAAATTAAGAGGACGAGAATAGAAGGAATAAGTATCCTAATTGCTGGATTAGAAATAGATCTATGGAGCATCAGACATGACCCTTAAAAATGGGCCTTTGTCTCAAACTATTTCTTAACACTTCAAAATGTAAATGAAATCCGGTGGCTCTTCCGCTCATTCCGACTTCTCCGATCAATTGTCCTTTTTTGACCCTTGTACCAGGAGCTACCAATAATTTGCTTAAATGTCCGTACTTGGTTTCGTAACCCAATCCGTGTTTTAAAACGATTAAGCTTCCGTAGCCGCCTCTTGTTCCTGAAAAGGAAACTTCTCCTTCTGCGGACGCATACACTGGCGTTCCTTCCTCAGCTGCTAGATCAATTCCACCGTGGAAAGTATCCTTTTTAGTAAAGGGATCTTTTCTTCTTCCGAACTTGGAACTTACTCTTCCTTCTTCCGCTAATGGATCTGAGAATACTAATCCATAAAAAAAGTTCTTCTCTTCTTTAGGCAGTCCTCTTCCTGGAACGAACCAGGATTTTCTTAGGTCATCATAGTATAAGAATTTAGAAGAGATCCGAAAACGGGCCGCGACTTTTTTGCGAGTAGATTCGTCTGGAGAATGTTCTTCAGAATCGTAAACTCCTCTCATGTTCGGGATCAAAAGTTCCATCCCAGGATAGATGTCTTGGGGGGATGCTAATTCGTTTACAGAGGAAAGAGTGTCCAAGTCCATTCCGGTCCTGGCCATGATCTTAAAAAAAGTATCCTTGGGTCCTACTTTGTAGACTAGAAACCTAAGATGTACCAGATCTTTTTGATCTAAGTTGGAAACTGAAATTTGAAGGTTATATTTTATCTCTTCTCTGACTCGGATGATCTTAGTATCTGAATATTCTAAACTTTTTAAGGGAAGGCGATCGTAAACCGCTTGGACCTCGTTTAGAGAGACTAGTATGAGTGCGGATAATAAAATGAAATGTCTTTTGAAGGAAGGCATATCTTTTCTCTAGTCGGCAGATTATAAAAAAACAATGACGCAAAAAATCCCCCATAAATGATTGGAAGGGCCCCTTGGAATGGATTTAGAAAAGGAAGATCAAAAACCCGCACCCGGCAGAGACGTTCTACTTATGGGTCTGATCCAGGTTTTAGTACTGTTCATCGGTATGTATTCCTATATGAGGATCACCCGATTCCAAGTGGAGAGCACCTTATCTCTCAAAACCCCCAAACAAAATTTTGTTAAAGCAAAAGAAGTCGTAAACACAGTTCCTTCCAAAGTGGTTTGGAACGAACCCGCCTCCGCAGAAAAAGCAGTTAGAGAATATACTGAGTTCGTAGTTACTAAGCGCCCTTGGTTATTGTCTTTGGACAGGATTATCTGGGGATTATGTTTTCTAGTTCCTTCTTACTTTTTTATTCGAAAGATAGCTAAAATAGAAACTGCAGAATTTACTGATTCAGTAAATGGCAAGGAAATATTAGCAGGTTTTGCAACTGGGTTCGCTACATTCTGTTTTGTGAATGTAGCTAGTAGTCTGATCTTCTTTATTATAGGTAAACCCCAATCAAATTATTTGGAAATCATCCTTACTAAAAATCTTTTCTTAAATTGGAAATTATTGGGATGGACCTTACTTGCAATTGCATTCGGAGCAGGGGTTTTTGAGGAATTTTTCTTTAGAGGGTTTTTGCTAAAATACTTTAAAGAAAAAAACTTAGGCTCTATGGGGCTTATCATCACTTCTTTTATTTTTGGAGTGGTACATTTTAACGGAGGATCTTATGTGGCTCCGATCCTTCTTATATTTGTGGGATTTTCATTCGGAATTTCTTATTTAAAAACCGGTAATATATGGGTGCCAGTGACTGCACATATCACTTATAATGCATCTATGCTTTTAGCCGGATTTCTACTTGGTGATCGGATCTCTTAATGAACATGCAAAAAAGTTTTCAACATAAAACCCTAAAACTTCTATTCGTATTTTTCTTTTTGTCTTCATTCTCCTCTATATACGCCGGAGAAGTTTTCGAATTAGAAGGTGATCCGGGTGAGAATGACACAAGACTTCTCTCCGCGTTAAATCGTTTAACTTATGATAGAATATTATCCAACCAAAACACAAAAGGTTTTGCTTTCAGATATACTTCTAAATGGTATTCTCCCTTACAGCTGGATGTATTCGTATTAGGACTCGCTAAAAGAGAGAAGATGAGTTTGATCAGGATCGAATCTCCTAAAAAAGGAGCCGAAAGAGTTTTTAGGAATTTTCTACAAGAAGAGCTTACTAAAAAAGAATTAACCGGCGGGCTCACAAATTATACTGATGTTTCGGAAGACGCAAAATTCGAACCATATCGTAAAAGTTATTTTTGGAGTGAGTCTTTAGCCATTGTCCAACCAGCTGCATCCGTTTTTTATAACTCTTACAAATCTCCTGTCTATGGAGGTTCTGATAGACTCAAAAGTATGTTTGGTTATATAGGTTTGGATCTTTTGCTCGCAGGGATAGGGTATTATTACGCAACTACCACCATGGAAAAAAATAGCGCACTTGAAACTTACTTTTTAAAGCCTACTCCTTCTGGAAACGTTTTGGATTCTCCAGGAGCA
Proteins encoded in this window:
- a CDS encoding CPBP family intramembrane glutamic endopeptidase; this translates as MDLEKEDQKPAPGRDVLLMGLIQVLVLFIGMYSYMRITRFQVESTLSLKTPKQNFVKAKEVVNTVPSKVVWNEPASAEKAVREYTEFVVTKRPWLLSLDRIIWGLCFLVPSYFFIRKIAKIETAEFTDSVNGKEILAGFATGFATFCFVNVASSLIFFIIGKPQSNYLEIILTKNLFLNWKLLGWTLLAIAFGAGVFEEFFFRGFLLKYFKEKNLGSMGLIITSFIFGVVHFNGGSYVAPILLIFVGFSFGISYLKTGNIWVPVTAHITYNASMLLAGFLLGDRIS
- a CDS encoding peptidoglycan DD-metalloendopeptidase family protein produces the protein MPSFKRHFILLSALILVSLNEVQAVYDRLPLKSLEYSDTKIIRVREEIKYNLQISVSNLDQKDLVHLRFLVYKVGPKDTFFKIMARTGMDLDTLSSVNELASPQDIYPGMELLIPNMRGVYDSEEHSPDESTRKKVAARFRISSKFLYYDDLRKSWFVPGRGLPKEEKNFFYGLVFSDPLAEEGRVSSKFGRRKDPFTKKDTFHGGIDLAAEEGTPVYASAEGEVSFSGTRGGYGSLIVLKHGLGYETKYGHLSKLLVAPGTRVKKGQLIGEVGMSGRATGFHLHFEVLRNSLRQRPIFKGHV
- a CDS encoding sulfate adenylyltransferase subunit 1 → MDLLRFITAGSVDDGKSTLIGRLLYDSKSVFQDQLEAIEKTGQVNGQINLALLTDGLKAEREQGITIDVAYKYFSTPKRKFIIADAPGHIQYTRNMVTGASNSELAIILIDSRKGVIEQTFRHSYIASLLKIPHVVICVNKMDLVDFSKERFEEIVEDYKNFASDLDFKGLEFIPISALNGDNVVDVSPNMTWWKGKTLLGYLEDLEIEVDETKHEPRFPVQYVIRPQTEEHHDYRGYAGQVRSGVFKKGDEIAVLPSGLRSKIKSILTYEREVEEAFAPMSVTILLEDEIDISRGDMIVTDKHQPVVSQDLEAELCWMDAKSLVPGNKYLLRQTTGSVKSAVKEISFRIDIQTHEKLESSQLALNEIGRIKIRTAKPIAFDNYSENRGTGSFVLVDEGTNNTVGAGMIVGTY
- a CDS encoding NADPH-dependent assimilatory sulfite reductase hemoprotein subunit; this translates as MSEQKELSEVEHIKTASKGLRGKIGTAIETGADGFEEDDKQLIKFHGMYQQKDRDRRKDEAGEFIENPTSFMIRGRIPGGRLTSDQYMVWDDMADQFGGGALRLTTRQSIQMHTILLKDLRPIMQAVHKVNLSTMGACGDVVRNVTQALNPWGNKELDQLDPIAQLMSDHFKYKSNAYAELWLGESQLNKEDEPDPIYGTTYLPRKFKIAVTLAGNNSVDIYTNDMGFAATLDANGKIDGYFAFAGGGLGMTHNKPETYPRAADLLGWFPEKDLIAVAEGIVTSHRDFGDRTNRKHARLKYVLAEKGVEWFRAEVERRSGAKFDIDRKLPKWETPNYLGWTERTDGTLALGFHTLSGRIKDFPEKPLKTALKDIISSFKLSVQVTADQDLVLMGIKKEDKEKLESKLKEYNINPASPKPLYDRALACPALPTCGLALTESERTFPLLLESIQKVLDKLDLNDRAPIVRMTGCPNGCARPYSAEIGIVGQQAGGKYSLFFGGNPEGTKVGDYVAKKVPFADIPVQLEKAFEVWKKEGNPNERFGDFAARYSLDKFRELLGAM
- a CDS encoding precorrin-2 dehydrogenase/sirohydrochlorin ferrochelatase family protein; the encoded protein is MNQLLPVFIKLENKKVLVVGGGNVALEKLQHLKDTGCILTVISKEFKSETVRLLSSIKDTKIETREVNVSDLDGFDLVYSATNDRQTNRDLVEYAKQKKIWINCADDPSLCDFYSSAYFDRGPIRVAVSTQGGFAGLAGTIRTILEEILPKDHDQELENLLEIRNLSKSKLGDPEKRKAALKFLLGEFKEKYLSTDTKS
- a CDS encoding SMP-30/gluconolactonase/LRE family protein — translated: MLHRSISNPAIRILIPSILVLLIFGILILFGWTKTDPTDYDSDDIIRQEERDILFISNVVNEKSPIEKPFGLAVDSKGSIYTGSSDGNIYKIKTDGQTELFAKTSGRVLGIVFDGKENLVACVSGLGLAFYDSKGNENVLLREDSEGNPLTNLYGLDIGSDGTVYFTEASRKFSYEDSYLEELESKPNGRILSYEPKTQEVKTVLEDLYHPTGISLSSSEDFLVFGEKYRHRVSRIWLKGKKAGKDQFLITSLPGSPALISSDSQRNFWIALSSPRHIAIDKIQNYPMLKKAIAALPFFFRPLEGELAYVLSMNEEGDISFSLMDNTSDKLGSITSALQYGSGVLLAGFSSQKVWKWKFETLEMFF
- the cobA gene encoding uroporphyrinogen-III C-methyltransferase, with the translated sequence MNTEVGKVYLVGAGPGNPELMTLKALRILEKAEVILYDALLDSSFLEYFPSSALVHYVGKRAGQHSATQEEIQELIVRYSLQGKTVVRLKGGDPFVFGRGGEELLTLRKHKIPYEIIPGVSALSAGSSGAGFPLTHRGLSRQVLIMDGHTVLQEDTDWKWFAEFKGTIALFMGTSSIVQISKNLIDNGASSLVPVALVENASLKNQKTTVTSLGRIIEEGLSKQSSGPGIIYIGPVVHLIGENPEIDIQGFASQGEEV